One region of Oryza glaberrima chromosome 7, OglaRS2, whole genome shotgun sequence genomic DNA includes:
- the LOC127780714 gene encoding SEC12-like protein 1, producing the protein MAGGGGGGEGKVACAAWIRRREEKEKATRVFAAYGRAGSPPAVEVLGFDSKECSLSEPLARAELGEEPGDAPRGIAVHPSGDELVCATAKGCRLFKLIFEEFTVRLISRDAPPLESVGPQKCLAFSTDGSKFAIGGEDGHIRIFHWPSMNVLLDEPKAHKSFRDMDISLDSEFLVSTSTDGSARIWKIDEGVPLVNLTRSADEKIECCRFSRDGMKPFLFCTVAKGNKVVTVVWNISDWSRIGYKRLLGKPISTLSVSMDGKYLALGSHDGDFCAVDVKKMDVSHWSKKVHLGSPVSSIEFCPTERAVISTSHQWGAELTKLNVPADWKEWQVWLILLSLFLVSAILFYMFYERSDSFWNFPMGQHQPAKPWSVLKESPPVPEDQNPW; encoded by the exons atggcaggcggcggcggaggcggcgaggggaagGTGGCGTGCGCGGCGTGGATCCGGCGccgggaggagaaggagaaggcgacgCGCGTCTTCGCGGCGTACGGGCGGGCGGGGTCGCCGCCTGCCGTGGAGGTGCTCGGGTTCGACTCCAAGGAGTGCTCCCTCTCCGAACCCCTG GCGAGGGCGGAGCTCGGGGAGGAGCCGGGCGACGCGCCGCGTGGCATCGCGGTGCACCCCAGCGGCGACGAGCTCGTCTGCGCCACGGCCAAGGGGTGCAG GCTATTCAAGCTGATTTTTGAAGAGTTCACTGTTCGACTTATTTCAAGAGACGCTCCACCACTTGAATCCGTTGGACCGCAGAAGTGTCTTGCTTTTAGCACTGATGGATCTAAATTTGCCATTGGTGGTGAG GATGGGCATATCAGAATATTTCATTGGCCGAGCATGAATGTGCTCTTAGATGAACCCAAGGCTCATAAGTCCTTCCGGGACATGGATATCAG CTTAGATTCAGAATTTTTAGTTTCCACATCCACTGATGGTTCTGCAAGAATATGGAAGATAGATGAGGGGGTACCATTGGTCAATTTGACTCGATCTGCG GATGAGAAAATTGAATGTTGCCGCTTTTCTAGGGATGGCATGAAACCATTCCTGTTTTGCACCGTTGCAAAAG GTAACAAAGTTGTAACTGTTGTCTGGAACATAAGTGACTGGAGTCGAATTGGATACAAGAGACTTCTGGGAAAACCTATCTCCACACTTTCAGTTAGCATGGATGGGAAGTATCTGGCTTT GGGGAGCCATGATGGTGATTTCTGTGCTGTGGATGTAAAGAAGATGGATGTTTCTCACTGGAGCAAGAAGGTCCATCTTGGTTCTCCGGTTTCCTCAATTGAATTTTGTCCTACTGAAAG GGCCGTAATCTCCACATCGCATCAATGGGGAGCAGAGCTGACAAAGCTGAATGTCCCTGCTGACTGGAAAG AATGGCAAGTCTGGCTCATACTCTTATCTCTTTTCCTAGTGTCAGCCATCCTGTTCTATATGTTCTACGAGCGCTCTGATTCCTTCTGGAACTTTCCAATGGGGCAGCATCAGCCAGCGAAGCCATGGAGTGTCCTGAAGGAGTCTCCTCCAGTTCCTGAGGACCAGAACCCCTGGTGA
- the LOC127780865 gene encoding protein NUCLEAR FUSION DEFECTIVE 4-like, with translation MVFDAGTVSSGGASPAFFPPPPRQNPLRVILTAAFARQVAVGRWFTVFASLLILTASGATYIFGIYSPALKASLGYDQHTLNTVSFFKDLGANLGVLSGLINEVTPPWVVLAIGAAMNLSGYLMVYLAVAGRTAAPPVWLVCLYVFVGANSQSFANTGALVTCVKNFPESRGVVLGILKGFVGLSGAVYTQLYLAFYGDDAKSLILLIAWLPAAVSVVFVHTVRIMPYPRRRGGQETSVDPFFCFLYISIGLAAYLLVMIVVQRQFAFSRTAYSCAAAALLIVLFLPLCVVIKQEFKIHRERLELAAAAPPPHTITVLEMSNTSKKETERPSSPAPAEPSWVKGVFRPPARGEDYTILQALVSVDMAVLFVATICGVGGTLTAIDNMGQIGQSLGYPARSTNTFVSLISIWNYAGRVAAGFASEAFVERWRLPRPLVLTGVLLLACAGHLLIALGVPRALYAASVIIGFCFGAQWPLVFAIISEVFGLKYYSTLYNFGGMASPVGSYILNVLVAGRLYDAEAGRQPGGGLAAGAGRDKVCLGVDCFKKSFLIITAATVLGALVSLVLVWRTWSFYKGDIYARFRDGGGAIAGDGGDGRLPVDQRRRPPPPPEEEESTAVNGRKE, from the coding sequence ATGGTGTTCGACGCGGGCACcgtcagcagcggcggcgcctcgccggcgttcttcccgccgccgccgcggcagaaCCCTCTCCGCGTGATCCTGACGGCGGCTTTCGCGCGGCAGGTGGCGGTGGGGCGGTGGTTCACGGTGTTCGCGAGCCTGCTGATCCTGACGGCGTCGGGCGCGACGTACATCTTCGGCATCTACTCGCCGGCGCTCAAGGCGTCGCTCGGCTACGACCAGCACACGCTCAACACCGTCTCCTTCTTCAAGGACCTCGGCGCCAACCTCGGCGTGCTCTCCGGCCTCATCAACGAGGTCACGCCGCCGTGGGTGGTGCTCGCCATCGGCGCTGCCATGAACCTCTCCGGCTACCTCATGGTGTACCTCGCCGTGGccgggcgcacggcggcgccgcccgtgtGGCTGGTGTGCCTGTACGTGTTCGTCGGCGCCAACTCGCAGTCGTTCGCCAACACCGGCGCGCTCGTCACCTGCGTCAAGAACTTCCCGGAGAGCCGCGGCGTCGTGCTCGGGATACTGAAAGGGTTCGTGGGGCTCAGCGGCGCCGTGTACACGCAGCTCTACCTGGCGTtctacggcgacgacgccaAGTCGCTGATCCTGCTCATCGCgtggctgccggcggcggtgtcggtGGTGTTCGTCCACACGGTACGGATTATGCCgtacccgcgccgccgcggcgggcagGAGACCAGCGTCGACCCCTTCTTCTGCTTCCTCTACATCTCCATCGGCCTCGCCGCCTACCTCCTTGTCATGATCGTCGTGCAGCGCCAGTTCGCCTTCTCCCGCACCGCCtactcctgcgccgccgccgcgctcctcatcgtcctcttcctcccgcTCTGCGTCGTCATCAAGCAGGAGTTCAAGATCCACCGCGAgcgcctcgagctcgccgccgccgccccgccaccGCACACCATCACCGTCCTCGAGATGTCGAACACCTCCAAGAAAGAGACGGAGCGGCCTtcgtccccggcgccggcggagccgTCGTGGGTGAAGGGCGTgttccggccgccggcgaggggggAGGACTACACGATACTGCAGGCGCTGGTGAGCGTGGACATGGCGGTGCTGTTCGTGGCGACGATCTGCGGCGTGGGCGGGACGCTGACGGCGATCGACAACATGGGGCAGATCGGGCAGTCGCTGGGGTACCCGGCGAGGAGCACAAACACCTTCGTCTCCCTCATCAGCATCTGGAACTacgccggccgcgtcgccgccggcttcgcctCGGAGGCGTTCGTCGAGCGGTGGCGCCTCCCGCGGCCGCTGGTGCTcaccggcgtcctcctcctcgcctgcgccggccacctcctcatCGCGCTCGGCGTCCCGCGCGCGCTCTACGCCGCCTCCGTCATCATCGGATTCTGCTTCGGCGCGCAGTGGCCGCTCGTCTTCGCCATCATCTCTGAGGTGTTCGGCCTCAAGTACTACTCCACGCTCTACAACTTCGGCGGCATGGCGAGCCCCGTCGGCTCCTACATCCTCAACGTCCTCGTCGCCGGGAGGCTCTACGACGCCGAGGCGGGCAGGCagcccggcggcggcctcgccgccggcgccggccgcgacaAGGTGTGCCTCGGCGTCGACTGCTTCAAGAAGTCCTTCCTCATCATCACGGCGGCCACCGTGCTCGGCGCGCTCGTCTCGCTCGTGCTGGTCTGGAGGACGTGGAGCTTCTACAAGGGGGACATCTACGCGAGGttccgcgacggcggcggcgccatcgccggagaTGGAGGTGACGGCCGGTTGCCGGTggaccagcggcggcggccgccgccgcctccggaggaggaggagtcaaCGGCGGTCAACGGAAGGAAggagtga